A window of Maledivibacter sp. genomic DNA:
CATATTAATAAATGGGGAGGATGTTAGAAATATAGACCCCGAAGATTTAATGGGGGCAATATCTATGGTATTTCAAGAGGTATACTTATTTAATACCACCATTAAAGAAAATATAGCCATGGCAAAGCCTAATGCAACCATGGCGGAAATTGAATCCGCCGCTAAAAGGGCAAGATTAGATGAAGTAATAGATAGGCTTCCCAATGGCTGGAATACCATTGTAGGCGAAGGCGGAAGCTCTTTATCCGGTGGAGAACAGCAAAGAGTAAGTATTGCAAGGGCTTTTTTAAAGGATTCCCCCATTCTATTGCTAGATGAAATTACATCGGCATTAGATGGTACAAATGAGGCAATAATAACAAAATCCCTAGAAGAATTAGCTAAAAATCGTACGGTTGTGGTGATAGCCCACAGGCTTTCATCTATAAAAAAAGCCGATGCCATCGTTGTAATAGATAAAGGCGAAATAACAGGATATGGTACCCATGATGAGCTTCTAAAAGAAAATCATAGATATTCTGAGCTTTGGAAGGCGTTGATAACCAGTGAAGAATGGCATGTATAGTGTAATATTGTAAATAAAGGAAATTGCATAACTCTTGCTTGGTTAAACCTTCAAGAACATATAAAAATTCTAATGTTCCCGTGAGGCGTCCATGCCTACGGGCCTAAGAACTGACGTACTGTCATTTCTACGAATTTTTATATGTTCTTTCAGATAGTTTTCTTGAAGTCATTCTCTTTTCTTTTTATTAATTTTCTTAGTCACATCTCTATATTATCTTTTCAGAATACCATATCCACCATATATTGGTTTGATTTCACTTATAGTAATAACAACATTATCTTGATATGACCTAACAATATCGATAAATTCCTTTGACCTTTTACGCTTGATATGGGAGATTAAAACATTACGGCGATAGTTCATACCCTCACCTTGAAGGAGAGTTACACCGAAACCATGCTGTCTAATGTTATCCACTAATTCTCCTCCATGCTCTTCTTTTACTATAATTTCAACTCTTGCGGTACCAATACCTATTTTCTCCTCTACCATAGATCCTAT
This region includes:
- a CDS encoding DUF5698 domain-containing protein, with product MIYLLILIVKIFEITLSTTRIVLITKGERLKGAVIGFVEVIIWVILVSTVLVDVSNDPIKVFIYALGFALGNYIGSMVEEKIGIGTARVEIIVKEEHGGELVDNIRQHGFGVTLLQGEGMNYRRNVLISHIKRKRSKEFIDIVRSYQDNVVITISEIKPIYGGYGILKR